The nucleotide sequence caccccttaaCCACTGACTTAAGctgagtggggctgatgggagttgtagtccaatgacatctggggcCCCCTTGTTGAAGGAAgtttgctttaaaacaaaatggCGTCCCTCTGATTCCTAGCAATGGAGCAAGGCCTTCTGGGAGTGAGAACACAACTTCACTTAGGAGTGAACCGTAACTGAATAAAATAGAAGGATATATTGGGGTGCTGCTTTCAGGGTATGTGTGTGAGACAGAGGCTCTGATTACGAAGTTTGTGCCCCCTTAGTTTCTCTTGAGAAGGGTGTTTACTTTTTCTAGATCAGGGGGAAGTCAATGGGCACTACTGAGCTGCAGCTAAAAGCCATTCCCCATCCATGGCTCGCCTTCCAGGAGAACAAGGCAGTGCTTGTgttggctgctgcagctgctgagtCAGCCCATCTGCCTTTGAGGGAGATACGAACAGTCTCTCCTTTAAGATGACTGGATGGGGGAGAGGAGCGGAGATGTTCCTTTTAAGGTAGTGTGGAAGGAGTctagtattttctctctctcgctctcccacTCGTATTTCTGCTTTTCCCAAATCTGTATTCCAGGTCTTGATTTCAGCTGGCACAGGGCCACGGAACTAGATTTCAGTGTTCAGCTTTGACCTGAAGCAGCCTGAGTTGGTCACGAATAGCtcttgagcatgtgcaaagtccaCTTCTCACCACTGAGCAGCCGTgcagtagagcagtgtttcccaaccttgtgcctccagctgtttttggactacaattcccatcatcccttgccactggtcttgctagtcagggatgatgggagttgtagttcaaaaacagctggaggcacaaggttgggaaacactgcagtagagCACTGCTGCTAGATGAAGAGTGCTGCGTCAGTTAGGACTACAACCTTTTGTCAttaaagttttgttgttgtttttagaagaaTGGGGTTGCTAACGGTTTcgggcctgtgggcacatttgcaacgTGGAGAAACTCCTGTGGGTGCCACACACGTACAGCAATCAGTTGCACAGTGTTCCCTGTTTACAAACAGGTGAAAAGCAACCAGAAAAGGCTAGTCACTCTGCGCACGGCAGTCTTCCATGATATTGGTGCAGGCACTAAAAAGGCCCTGCCTCTTGCGATTGTCATTGTCCTCAACTGTGTCTCCACTCCAATCAAAGTGGAAGGCCCTCTCCTTCTGATCTTGGAGAGTGGGCTGGGTAGCATGGGAGGAGATCCCACTGGTATCCTGGGCCCAATCCATTTAGATAAGTCACCTCTTTGAATTGTTTCAGGGAGCGAAATGGCAACCGGTGGCAACATGGCAGGATGGTCTTGCTAAACATTCTAGCTGGTGCATGCTTGCTGCTTCTGAAGGTGCATTAAAGACAGCCCCAGGTAGAGCGCATTGCATTAACCCAGTCTTGATGTGGCTTCAGGCATGTGTTGCCTTAGCCAGAACTGATTTCCTGGTGTGTTATGGTCACGTCGTGCTGCTTCCATGACTGGGGTGTGTCCCTGGCCATTAACTTgaatcttccttttcttcttattCCCTGCAGTTTTGGGAGGTGATTAGTGATGAACATGGGATCGACCCCACTGGAACCTACCATGGCGATAGTGACCTACAACTTGACCGCATCAGTGTTTACTACAATGAAGCCACAGGTGAGTATTCACCTCTTTCCCTACCCCCCCAAGGTGCTCTGGACCATTTTGATTCACAAAGTTACTTATGCAAATAGCGTGCATAactcggtacagtggtacctcgggttaagtatttaattcgttccggaggtccatacttaacctgaaactgttatttacctgaagcaccactttagctaatggggcctcctgctgccgctgcgctgccgtagcccgatttctgtacttatcctgaagcaaagttcttaacctgaagcactatttctgggttagcggagtgtgtaacctgaagggtatgtaacccgaggtaccactgtatctgaataaCCTGCCTTTTTTCTGGCTCCCTTACCATTTCTTCTCATTATTATACCTTTTGTCCTATGTATAAGTAGGAAAAAGGAATATGGAAAGTTTCCCAAGTGAGAAGGCGTGTATACTGGATCTGTGCATTTCAGGGTCATGTTGCCAGAGATTGCTTCGTGCCACCTTTTCAGTCTTTAGAGAATTTCATCTTTCATTGTgttagctttaaaaaataatacagtggtacctcgagttacaaacgcctcagattacaaacgcttcaggttacaaactccgctaacctggaagagttcccCTGAGTTGAgaattttgccccaggatgagaacggaaaacgtgtgctggtggcgcagtggcagcaagaggccccattagcgaaagcacgcctctagttaagaacagtttcaggttaagaacggacctctggaacgaattaagttcgtaactagaggtaccactgcaatttaAATGCAAGCTCCTAGCTCTTAACTGCTGAGGGCGGGGAAGGCAAGCCTTCAAAATGGAACTTGGAAAGCTGTTGCTGGACCAGAACAACGCAAGCAGCAGAATTTTAGGGACCACGAGGGAGGCTTCCACCAGAATGAGCAGGGGAAATGACTCAAAATCTCCCCACGCTTTCCagtgacattttgctgcttgcctCTCTCGCATTTGATGCTGCACTCTTCATCTACTCCCTTCCTTTTGCTATGTAGGGATAAGCTTCAGATTGTTTTTCATCCCTTGATGCTTTGCCTACCAGGGATCTATATGGGAGGCTATCCCCACGTGCAGGCAGTAAAATAATAGATGAAGCATCCTTGAGCTCAAATGAGCCTTCAAGATTTGTCATCAGTCCCAGCGCACATTTGTTCACTGTCCAAAGTGTCTCTTGCAAACATCTTGTATTCTAATGTACTTTCCTTCTCAAAGCTCCTTGGTGACTTACTGTTCTATTCTACTGAGAAACCTGAACGTCATTAAAAAACTTGCATTTAACTTGAATGGATAGGAAGCTAGCAACATGGTTTCTGTTATGGAAGGGGCCCATGGATGGGGAACCGCAGTCCTCTTTCTCAGGTATCCTTTGCCCTTCTTTCTCCCAGGTGGCAAATACGTCCCTCGTGCCATCTTGGTTGACCTGGAACCAGGAACTATGGACTCCGTGAGGTCTGGACCTTTCGGTCAGATCTTCAGACCAGACAACTTCGTGTTTGGTAAGATGCAATCCCAATCTTTGCTGTTTCTATCTGTagttgggagggaaggggggtAGGACTGCAAACAAATGCCTCCTGTAAACTAGTTGGGTTGACCTTCTTTATCGTGGAAAGGAGAAGAGAATAGGTTGCTCCCATGGAGAAGGTGTGGGTGTGCACTTGCGGTCAGTTTCAGGGAGAGTGGAAACACCACaattcctcttctgcttctgttacttCCCCCCCAGTTGTGCATTAGAGACACCAGGCTTTGAGAGTAACAGGGAGTGATGTCCAGGAGccatttctcaccacatattctCGCCCCCTGTAATCAGCCTGGCAAAGGAAGCGCTGCTGCGTGCACAATTTTTGTAGGCAATTGGCCATCTGTGAGCTGCCCAAAAGCACGGTGCCCAAACCAGCATTTTAAATGACATTAAGCCTTGCCTCTAAAAGACTTCCCAGTGGTCTGATCAGCGCATCtagggcagggctgggggaacTTGCGATcctccaaaagttgttggactccctACTCTCCCATCAGCCTCGATAAGCACGGGCAGCAGTCGGAGATGGTGGGATTTGcattccagcaaaatctggagggcaccaagatcTGCTGTAGAGGAGTAAGGCTCCCCCAGGGTGGCACATCATTCCTTGTAGATATAGCCCCTTTGAGCTGCATCTCCAATCACTTCCTAGCATTGGGTGGATTGGTTTGTCATTCCAACTTTTGCAAAGTCCCAACAGTCCATAATTACCGTCTTTCTCCCGTTTCGGGCCATATTCATGTAGCGAACTTCTTGGCCTTATCCAAGCAGAAGATGCAAATGAGCTGCACTGGGATGGTTTTCTTAAAACTGGTTGCGCAAGAGAGTTGTTCCTTACTACTGGGGGTCTAAAGGATCTACAgttgtgccttggaagtcgaacagaatccgttccggaagtccattcgatttccaaaacatttggaaaccaaagcgcggctagctgacctaaccggaagagtccgcaaccagaaggaggagtggtatcaggaagagtggaataaatttaatgattatctagttaaatttgttaagttaaattacctaatagcttgcagatacttaattggcttaggattttatttatgtgaagtgacaaattaatatgtttaattccataaggtgaagatttaaggatgttaatgttagATTTCATAAGAATTgggttttggaaaaccgttaaaaggacatgcaatgaaattcgaccaaggggaagcgaggaagtcacttaacaaagttaataagtgtaattttcaataaggctatggtttttgtttgtttgtcttgtgtgtttgtttgtttgtttgtttgtttataatgtgaataccaataaaaaaatttggggaaaaaataaagcgttcgagaactaagctgttcgaaaaccaaggtacgagtgTATCTAGTTTTAAGTTCAGGGAGACACACTGAATGTGAATGAAGTGGGCTGGGAAGCTAACAGAAGAGCAGCCATGGGTGGTGTGGGGTGTGAGAATGAGCCAGTTTGGCTTCAtggtttctcccccctcccctctcctgcctCCTACAGGCCAGAGCGGAGCTGGGAACAACTGGGCGAAAGGCCACTACACAGAAGGTGCCGAGCTGGTGGATTCCGTCCTGGACGTGGTCCGGAAGGAAGCGGAGAGCTGCGACTGCCTCCAGGGTTTCCAGCTGACCCACTCCTTGGGCGGCGGCACCGGTTCCGGGATGGGCACGCTCCTGATCAGCAAGATCCGCGAGGAGTACCCCGACCGCATAATGAACACCTTCAGCGTGGTGCCCTCTCCCAAGGTGTCTGACACCGTGGTGGAGCCGTATAACGCCACCCTCTCCGTGCACCAGCTGGTGGAGAACACGGACGAGACCTACTGCATTGACAACGAGGCTCTGTACGACATCTGCTTCCGCACGCTCAAGCTCACCACGCCCACCTACGGAGACCTCAACCACCTGGTCTCGGCCACCATGAGCGGCGTCACCACCTGCCTCCGCTTCCCCGGCCAGCTGAACGCCGACCTCCGCAAGCTggcagtcaacatggtgcccttcccTCGCCTTCACTTCTTCATGCCCGGTTTTGCCCCCCTGACCAGCCGCGGCAGCCAGCAGTACCGCGCCCTGACGGTGCCCGAGCTAACGCAGCAGGTCTTTGACGCCAAGAACATGATGGCGGCCTGTGACCCACGCCACGGCCGCTACCTAACTGTCGCGGCCGTCTTCCGGGGCCGCATGTCCATGAAGGAGGTGGACGAGCAGATGCTGAACGTCCAGAACAAGAACAGCAGCTACTTCGTGGAGTGGATCCCCAACAACGTCAAAACAGCGGTCTGTGACATCCCTCCCCGAGGCCTCAAGATGGCCGTCACCTTCATCGGCAACAGCACGGCCATCCAGGAGCTCTTCAAGCGCATCTCCGAGCAGTTCACG is from Podarcis muralis chromosome 2, rPodMur119.hap1.1, whole genome shotgun sequence and encodes:
- the TUBB gene encoding tubulin beta chain, translating into MREIVHIQAGQCGNQIGAKFWEVISDEHGIDPTGTYHGDSDLQLDRISVYYNEATGGKYVPRAILVDLEPGTMDSVRSGPFGQIFRPDNFVFGQSGAGNNWAKGHYTEGAELVDSVLDVVRKEAESCDCLQGFQLTHSLGGGTGSGMGTLLISKIREEYPDRIMNTFSVVPSPKVSDTVVEPYNATLSVHQLVENTDETYCIDNEALYDICFRTLKLTTPTYGDLNHLVSATMSGVTTCLRFPGQLNADLRKLAVNMVPFPRLHFFMPGFAPLTSRGSQQYRALTVPELTQQVFDAKNMMAACDPRHGRYLTVAAVFRGRMSMKEVDEQMLNVQNKNSSYFVEWIPNNVKTAVCDIPPRGLKMAVTFIGNSTAIQELFKRISEQFTAMFRRKAFLHWYTGEGMDEMEFTEAESNMNDLVSEYQQYQDATAEEEEDFGEEAEEEA